In Sander lucioperca isolate FBNREF2018 chromosome 12, SLUC_FBN_1.2, whole genome shotgun sequence, one DNA window encodes the following:
- the si:dkey-32e6.3 gene encoding uncharacterized protein si:dkey-32e6.3: protein MAQFGENNGREAEEHEGTNGRNAPELACGTGDPGLTVPRELWPSNHDQRKKLVLHIDLNNTILVSDTVIAQGIEAALDHFLSTVTWGKISKKGKWEWLSDSASLLPPCDDAVSYYSHFGKIAGFTSAAGRRFRGILDEHLELLRWPEGTKGDRELSVKGAGGQLYHWILPSFFQLLKDLVQEGREFAIIFRSFGSDLPRVLSAVSRALNEGAHPLFPDLPDLKLNVNTTPGKIRCSRRGIVVSRAKESISTRDGERGLYQYFSSVQGLGGFQDHYDWWASNTFSIRGGKPLWVDPFDQHVQHIFIDDHIRQDDEHTIVHPKVFLDPGGTETRTACTSELYDITLVQTDLLRAISHPSYFTQRVHICLENYERNLQQGAG, encoded by the exons ATGGCGCAGTTCGGTGAGAACAACGGTCGCGAAGCTGAAGAACATGAAGGGACAAACGGCAGAAATGCCCCAGAGCTTGCGTGTGGGACCGGTGACCCCGGGTTGACAGTCCCTCGGGAACTGTGGCCATCAAATCATGACCAGAGGAAAAAGTTAGTCCTGCACATCGACCTCAACAACACCATACTGGTGTCGGACACCGTGATAGCTCAGGGGATAGAAGCTGCCCTGGACCATTTCCTCTCGACTGTCACCTGGGGAAAGATTAGCAAAAAAG GAAAGTGGGAATGGCTGAGTGACTCGGCCTCCCTGCTCCCACCGTGCGATGATGCAGTTAGTTACTACTCTCATTTTGGAAAGATAGCAGGTTTCACCTCCGCTGCAGGGAGACGTTTCCGCGGGATTCTGGATGAACATCTGGAGCTGCTCCGCTGGCCTGAGGGCACCAAG ggagacagagagctgtCTGTAAAAGGAGCGGGTGGACAACTGTACCACTGGATCCTCCCTTCCTTCTTCCAGCTGCTCAAAGACCTGGTGCAGGAAGGAAGGGAGTTTGCCATCATTTTCCGTTCGTTTGGAAGCGACCTACCTCGTGTGCTGAGCGCTGTCTCCAGAGCGCTGAATGAAGGGGCTCATCCACTGTTCCCTGATCTGCCCGATCTCAAG TTAAATGTGAATACGACTCCGGGCAAGATCCGCTGCAGCAGGAGGGGAATCGTCGTGAGCCGTGCCAAGGAAAGCATTTCCACTCGTGATGGAGAAAGAGGCCTGTACCAGTACTTCAGCTCAGTCCAGGGCCTGGGGGGCTTTCAGGACCACTACGACTG GTGGGCCAGTAACACCTTCTCCATCCGCGGGGGGAAGCCGTTGTGGGTCGACCCCTTTGACCAACACGTTCAGCACATCTTCATAGACGACCACATACGACAGGACGACGAGCATACCATTGTTCATCCCAAG gtttTCCTGGACCCAGGTGGCACTGAGACTCGTACAGCCTGCACCTCTGAGCTCTATGACATCACACTGGTCCAGACGGACCTCCTTCGGGCCATTTCTCATCCAAGCTACTTCACTCAGCGCGTCCACATCTGTCTGGAAAACTACGAGAGGAATCTCCAGCAGGGAGCAGGCTAG